The following coding sequences lie in one Paenibacillus durus ATCC 35681 genomic window:
- a CDS encoding DUF1837 domain-containing protein: protein MLNQFSPHVDENFLDLFYHEIQSFELDRYNTKINLHTLKIENNIFVYSELVEKLFDCIVTYCLSRKELEIYKNNKGIYVKAIQRLRKWENNDGELGEVLLYCFLESHLRAPKIFTKMELKTSPNDYVKASDGVHVLQVDKNNFQLIFGESKLEKTFQRSLYDAFNSINDFINRSTNNIHDEIRLLNTHLEKESISPALYNVLKKIIMPSAREDEIFKDNAFGIFAGFEITVDDDSRKLSNSEFRKMIRTKIKLEVESQYSYIQKKIDEHKLYGTTFYVYAFPFVEISNTRKRIIKNLMEATNDF from the coding sequence TTGCTTAATCAATTTAGTCCTCATGTGGATGAGAATTTTTTGGATTTGTTTTATCATGAAATCCAGAGTTTTGAATTGGATAGGTATAACACCAAAATTAATCTCCATACACTTAAAATTGAAAATAATATTTTTGTATATTCCGAATTAGTGGAAAAACTTTTCGACTGTATTGTAACCTATTGCTTATCCCGAAAGGAACTTGAAATATATAAAAATAATAAGGGAATATACGTAAAAGCAATTCAGAGATTACGAAAGTGGGAAAATAACGACGGAGAACTAGGTGAGGTTCTGCTTTATTGCTTTTTAGAGTCACATTTACGCGCACCAAAGATTTTTACAAAAATGGAGCTGAAAACTTCACCTAATGATTACGTAAAAGCATCTGATGGGGTACATGTTTTACAGGTGGATAAAAATAATTTTCAACTAATATTTGGAGAATCAAAGTTAGAAAAAACATTTCAACGATCTTTATATGATGCTTTTAACTCGATTAATGATTTCATAAATAGAAGTACAAACAATATTCATGATGAAATAAGATTGTTGAATACTCATTTGGAAAAAGAAAGCATTTCACCTGCTCTTTATAATGTTTTAAAGAAAATAATTATGCCAAGTGCCAGAGAAGATGAAATATTTAAAGATAACGCTTTTGGGATTTTTGCTGGATTTGAAATCACTGTTGATGATGACTCGCGGAAACTAAGTAACTCCGAATTCAGGAAGATGATACGAACCAAAATTAAATTAGAAGTTGAGAGTCAATACAGTTATATACAGAAGAAGATTGATGAGCATAAATTATATGGAACTACATTTTATGTTTATGCCTTTCCATTTGTTGAAATCAGCAACACTAGAAAGCGCATTATTAAAAATTTAATGGAGGCCACTAATGATTTTTGA